ACTATGGACTAGGCAAATTCATAGATAGGaaagggaagaaagaagagTCTCTCAATTTGGGCATTATGCAATGCAATCCCTCTCACACTCACGTTTACTGGCTCACACATACGCCACGGCCCTCATCCCGTTTCGGAACCCGCCATCAATCATACGGACCGTTTCGTCCACAAACGCCAGGATTCATTGTTCGAAACTGAGGAGGATGGagaaaagagatgaaaatcaaaggAGTGTAGTTGTGGAGAGCACCACAAGATTAAACAACCCCCGTGTTGATAAGCTTCAACAACTCGTACAAAAGGAATCTACCGGTAccaaccaaaaacaacatttttctttctttttttgggtttttaagaTGGTTTTGTCAAATGGGTATGCCGATTTTGTTTAAAAGATGTGATTTTTTCTGTTGGTTTTTGGTTCTTTCTTGTATTAACTTTGTATTTCTATTGTAATGGGTCCTAAGAACATGAAAATGACTTGGTTCAGTTATAAGTTTATGTTTGTATCAATGTtattatgcctcataatatggCAGAAATGTGAAAATTGCACACATTCAGATTGTACTATGGATGGAATGTTATTTGTGTGGTTGTTCACTACTCATTTTGTTGTATGCTAACTCATATCAGATGGTTGGGAAAAGAGTTGGGAGCAAGGCGTGACCCCATGGGATTTAGGACAGCCGACACCAATTCTTTTACATCTTCATCAGACAGGAGCTCTTCCCAAGGGTAGGGCTTTAGTCCCTGGTTGTGGTAGTGTAAGTTCTATGGTTCATTCTTACTCACAAGATATTACTTTCTGATATAATAAttcaatttcttatatatttatgcAAGATTTGAGTCCTCTGCATGTCAATATTTTGTAtctgtttcctttttcttggtttttctaTCTCAATATTTTCTATCAGGAAGATTAGTCCCTTGAGGATCCATCATCAATGATTAATTGGGTCAATGATCCTGTAGAAAATCTACATGTGATCTATGTTTGATGAAATTATAATTTGTGGAGAAAAATAATGacacttaaaaataatttcttgttttAAGATTAATTCAATGATCATTAATGACGTCTTAAAATATGGTAGACGATATTTGACATGATATCTATCTCATCCCAGTGAAGgggacccaaaaaaaatataaaagattaaacaatAACGATTAAATCTCTCTGCAATTGAGTTTGAAGTTGAAGCAAAATTCAGTTGTTTAATGAATTCCTGATGCAATTATTCGATTGTATCAGAAATCAATCACTTGGTATCTTTCCTCCCTCCTCCTTTCTCACACATGGAATTTTAACTACTACTTGATCAAGCATTACTAAAAAGGGGACAAGGTGTAGTGTACATCTTTCCTCCCCCTTTACCCTGTCTGCATGTTACATTATTTATGTGCTGTTCTTATATCTTTATCTGTTCACTAGCATTTTAGCTTGCTATTGTGGCCAACAACAAATTGCTCAAATATGGCAGGGTTATGATGTAGCAGCAATTGCATGCCCTGAACGCTATGTTGTTGGATTGGATATATCAGACATTGCCATTGAGAAAGCAGTGGAGGTAAGAGCAGTtggtcagaaaattctgactTCACTAAGGCTTGCAATCTCTTAGAAAGAAAGGACACCCAAAAGTTCTTacttttaccatttcattttcTGTTTCCTTTGGAGAAACAACCATGTATGTGGCTATGATGAtataattgaaatattaaaactGAATCACCCATGTTTATTTGGCCATTACTGTCTAATTTATCAACTTTTTGGAATGCCTCCCTGAACTGGTTGTTAATCAGCATTTCTGAATTGGATTAGGAACTATAGCTGGGTTACCCCAGCTTCTCTCAGTTGTATTAAGGACAGGGATTAGATGTACCACACTTGTGATCTCTGTTAAATTGAATTTGGAACAATAACAGGGTTGTTCTAATTTCTGAAAGCATGCCATTATTCATTTTCAGATTAAAATTGATGCTTAGGAAATTTATGTTATAGAAAAATTTAGAGCACTGTAAAGACCAATTACTATGGCGATCATTTGCAAATGTCTTGCATTGGGATTACCTCGACCAATAGAGAGTTGAACCTGATAGATTCAGTTACTATTTCATAAGAAGCTGGTATTTTTGTGACTTTAACTTGTAATAAGTCATGGAATCTAAATTGTTTTACAGTTTAAAGAGGTGACCTGGTATAGGTTTCCATCTCTTTCTTTACTTATCATTTTAATAGTCTGTTCTAATGTTAATGCAGTTGTCTTCCTCATTACCGAATGCAAGTTATTTTAACTTCTTAAAGGCAGTCTTTTTCACTTGGAATCCAAGTGAATTGTTTGATCTCATTCTGGATTATACGTGAGTTGGCATGAATAGTGGTTTAGTTGTCCGTGAGAAGAATCTCTATATGATCATATTTTAATGGAGAATTTACAGGTTCTTTTGTGCCATTGAACCAGACATGAGGTTGGCTTGGGCACAGAGAATTCGTGATTTATTGAAACCTGGTGGAGAGCTCATAACACTAATGTTTCCAGTAATGATCTTAATTCCTCAATAATTTTTCCCActtattttctctttgtttattCTTGTTTGCATGTGAAAAACACTATCATATGATATTTGATTAGACATTCCACAATCttaccttcttttcttttcttttctttttccacaatCTTGCCTGCTTTTCTTTTCAATAGCCATGTCCTTAGAATTTTAGAGACCTTCCAATTTTTAAAGTGAAGTTCAGATTAATtagtgaaatttcaaaatttataaatgttTGTGAAAATGGTTTCCTTATGGCTCTGTTGAAACTAAATTTTTCGTGATGGCAGATTAGCGATCATGTTGGTGGACCCCCATTCAAAGTATCAATTTCAGAGTACACACTtatttaccttcttttttttctctttttcttttttgcctgCCCTTCCCTTGGGGTTGGGAGGCTTGGTAGTTTGAATCTTGTATCGATATCACTGAAGAAACTTTTGCATGGATGTTTGTCTACacttaacaacttttttttttcaaacttaccAATTTAAATCTTTGCAGTTATGAAGAGGTATTACTTCCCATGGGCTTTAGGGCAGTATCCATTGTGGATAATGAAATGGCTATTGGACCACGCAAGGTATGTCAAAACATTTTCTCCTAGTTGGATCTAACCTGCAATGTAGAGCTTGCAAAATCAAGCATGCTAATCACACGATAATAAGTTCTCTAAGATACATGGTACACTTTGAAAAGTCAACAAAGGTGTAATAACAGCCATTGGGACAGCCTGCTAGCTTACAGATAAatctaaaacacacacacacacacaagagtCTCGATGAGAATGATACAATAGCCattctttgtgttatttttttgatttgttgatattttgtttattgaagTTTTTCCATCATTGTTTTTGACAACTTGTTATTAAACAGCATCTCTTTATTGTCTTACACCTTGCTAATGCTTTTATTGATGTTTTATTTGAGGCATTAATGTTCAAAAATGGGTCCAATTTCACTGAATGAGATACTTGTCTTGGTATTTTGCAACTCGCCACTAAAAGTTGATTTTGTGGACAGATATTCCACTCTAAATTACCAAGTTGGCAATCTTATACTTTGAGGGAGGAGATAAATGAGTTTGGAAATGGAGTgggcatttaaaaatattttcagtttgaccagGATATTTTATACTgcaccaaacacttgaaaacaATGAAAATGTTTTCCTCTGATAAACATAACTTAAGTGTTCCCTGTAGTGGTCTGATGTACAAGTTGATTGAATGCCTTTTTGTAGGCTTAGAGTTTGCTTTTCCAGTCTCATAATTCGTTCtctttattattacttttttatttattttagaaagaaGGGCAATGACTATTACACACACCCACTTGCACTCACTCATGATTTCTGAGTAAGAGGAATGTTCCTAGAAAGAATGaggaaaattaattagtaacTTTCCGTCTGGGGAGTTTAGAAGTCTAATGAATTTTTCGTTTAGATATCATAATACCCTTTAAAGTGCTCTAACAATTGGCTTTATTAGCTTTTACAGGGAAGAGAGAAGCTTGGCAGGTGGAAGAGTTCCCTAGCCCAATGCACACTATGATAACTACAGCCATCTTGTGAAAAGTGGAGCACTTGGGGTCATTGAAATCGTTCATATATTGATTATGACAATAAAACATAAAGAATCGTTCTAATAATTTGATTATTGTTAAATGATATCAATAAGTCTAGCGACACAACTTTTACCTGCaatttttgaatatatttgttGATATATACAGTTCTATGTAGCCCTATAACtataaagttaaaaaagagatttggttcaggtaattttttttattcccttcaTCCCAatgttaaaagtaaaatttttgaaattttttgggttttatttgggATATTTTCACACAAGCAGAGAGTGGATAAGATATGATCTTGACAGACAACATTTGCCGTATACAATTCATTTACTCCATGTTTTACCCTCTCATCCTAACTTGTGTTGGTCTTACTAAATACTAACCTCCACTTTGGCGAATTTCAAACATTTGAAAAACACTAAATCAACATTCAAATACAACCAATTTTAGTTCATTTGGATCATGGTGGAGAAATTTAAGAACCCATTACTTGATAAGAAATTTCAACTCTGATTTCGAAATCTTCCCCAGTTCAAAGTCGATTTTGTAGCATAAGTTAAATTGGGAGAAATTTTCGTGCTTTTTAAGATGGCAACTCATTTACTCTAACTGGATGATcgaaaatttgttcaaatttgggCAAATTTGTTCAACCTTGGTCAAATCAGACTTGACTCaacatttttaacaaatttatgaAACTCTTTTAGCATATGTATAATTGAGGTAAACAAGAATCATCAATTTGGTTTCCAATGCTTCAATTACAGTTTAGgatacaacaaaaattttcgAATACCTGGGCATCATTaaataactatttattttaaaaaaaattatggagcaATATATGATGTCGACAAGTTCATCACATAGtttatagcaaaaaattatgaatCCTTTTCATGAATTCTTGTGCTCAAGGTTTTTTTTCCCAACCAATCGTGTAAACCAAAGAGTGTTGGTTAAAACAAGGATTAGGATGTTCTTAGGATTTGAATCTGGTGCAATACCTAAGGTATTGCACTGGGTGCAATTACACCACACCCACTCATATCATTTTTTACCACTttcattttttaactttaactttttaactttttcaacttttttattcaatggttgagattgaaagtttattttttgaactttcaatctcaaccgtGTATTACTATTTCACCTTATCTGAATCTGATGTTCTTATTACTCAACATTTATTACAAAGTATTTAATTCAGCTTCCAATTCCTCTTTTATTCTTCATACATATATAACATCTCTTATTCTTCATACATATGcaacatatttattattatttttttaatttttttttttgaaagagagtGATTACTACCGAGAAATAACTGATAAATTTTCTTCCCATTGCCATTGCGAATATCCATATTGTATTCCACCACCTTAGTTGCATCAAACAAGTTACAAActgattcaaaaaaaagaaaaaagaaaaaagaaccaaGTTAGAAACTTTAATGTAAGTGAGGTGGTATTAATTGATGTTGATATCTAGATGTTTATCATGTTTGGATGGACTTCAAATTCAACGTATTTAACATGTATCAGTATCACCCAACAAGTAAATCCAAATCcagacaaaatttagctataaaattgattgtagcctaaaactacaactttatttaagaaaataaacatttctacatattttgaaaatctatttgTTGAATTGTATATTCTTTACGCTCTAAATATACATGCCTAATTTTGtgttattatttactatatgatctataagtttatacaTTATGCAtcattttaaactataaaaacttgcaatttaaataatttattaatgacaaaattgttgatcttttgttttctagaaattttgcaaacataaaggatataaaaagaagatataatctgatggtggatttgtcaaagatattgagtaaggttatagcttataactaattttgtaactaaacttat
The Quercus lobata isolate SW786 chromosome 10, ValleyOak3.0 Primary Assembly, whole genome shotgun sequence DNA segment above includes these coding regions:
- the LOC115963211 gene encoding probable thiol methyltransferase 2 isoform X2: MQSLSHSRLLAHTYATALIPFRNPPSIIRTVSSTNARIHCSKLRRMEKRDENQRSVVVESTTRLNNPRVDKLQQLVQKESTDGWEKSWEQGVTPWDLGQPTPILLHLHQTGALPKGRALVPGCGSGYDVAAIACPERYVVGLDISDIAIEKAVELSSSLPNASYFNFLKAVFFTWNPSELFDLILDYTFFCAIEPDMRLAWAQRIRDLLKPGGELITLMFPISDHVGGPPFKVSISDYEEVLLPMGFRAVSIVDNEMAIGPRKGREKLGRWKSSLAQCTL
- the LOC115963211 gene encoding probable thiol methyltransferase 2 isoform X1 is translated as MQSLSHSRLLAHTYATALIPFRNPPSIIRTVSSTNARIHCSKLRRMEKRDENQRSVVVESTTRLNNPRVDKLQQLVQKESTDGWEKSWEQGVTPWDLGQPTPILLHLHQTGALPKGRALVPGCGSGYDVAAIACPERYVVGLDISDIAIEKAVELSSSLPNASYFNFLKAVFFTWNPSELFDLILDYTFFCAIEPDMRLAWAQRIRDLLKPGGELITLMFPISDHVGGPPFKVSISDYEEVLLPMGFRAVSIVDNEMAIGPRKLLQGREKLGRWKSSLAQCTL